The following nucleotide sequence is from Chrysiogenia bacterium.
GAAGCACGCCCTCGAAGCTCTCGGAATCCAGATCCCGTAGCTTCTCCGACATGCTCGCGCCCACATCGAGCGTGTGCTCGACGAAGTTCCAGACCAGGCCGCCTTCCTCGGTCAGGCGGGCGTCCATCTGGGTGACCACCATGCGGTCGATTTCGTCGGGATTGACCTGCTGCATGACGACCGAGGCCATGGGGTGGGATTTGTACTTTTCGATCGCAGCGCGCACGTGCTTGCGAAAGATTTCCTGCAGGCGCTCACGCCCGGGACCCTCCGAGACATGGTCCACCACGTTCTGTGGGGTGAGCAGCGTATCGGAGACCGTGTGGGAGAAGTCCACGGCCACTTCGTGCTGGCGCTTGTGAAAGAGACCCTGGAAGGTGAAGGGCCCGTACTTGGTCGGCACCTTGGGCTCGAAAATCATCTTGAGCGCGAGCCAGTTGGTGATGTAACCGACCAGCACGCCGCCCGCGGGCAGGATCCACCATTCGGG
It contains:
- a CDS encoding DUF445 family protein codes for the protein PEKILPTMKPALHAMADEVLEEAAGEHAAQMWGAMDENVKAQVREAVRKEVEILATSAFTDLKDVAPEIIDLGRTIQDAIARDKALLNNLFLAAGGEEFKFIKISGLYFGFLFGIPQFLLWIIYPEWWILPAGGVLVGYITNWLALKMIFEPKVPTKYGPFTFQGLFHKRQHEVAVDFSHTVSDTLLTPQNVVDHVSEGPGRERLQEIFRKHVRAAIEKYKSHPMASVVMQQVNPDEIDRMVVTQMDARLTEEGGLVWNFVEHTLDVGASMSEKLRDLDSESFEGVLRPAFQQDEWKLILVGAILGGLAGWAQAVYFFSESMQ